A genome region from Populus alba chromosome 5, ASM523922v2, whole genome shotgun sequence includes the following:
- the LOC118062249 gene encoding uncharacterized protein, translating into MADQEEEDLRMALRMSMQNSPPEPKRSKPRDAGAPVASPEDLRRMKRELMAAAAEKRLLETRVDSPSPSQSPSPSKATVDRSPGKSTDFVRKEVDFGLKEGSSGKELSSEEANELFSMVFGSCVSNDILAQWSNQGIRFSPDPETSMGLVQHEGGPCGVLATIQAFVLKHLLFFPNEIGKVTSNLPQNLSSGGLSKSQYVASDNFSSLTEDAKARALVKSMGEILFMCGNNKRAVIATLNVVGLDTEGFAKNEIIAKALEGLTIESASDLQKILRIDTYTSQTTALQKLHTALPVFQSRMGALLFLISALLSRGLDSIQADRDDPNLPLVTAPFGHASQEIVNLLLCGQAVPNVFDGRMDFGGGMFLKGISMSVEVGFLTLLESLNFCKVGQHLKCPKWPIWVVGSESHYTVLFALDTSVQDENELEERESQIRRAFDAQDQSGGGGFISVEGFHQVLREVDIRLPSEKLDHLCSTGFIVWSEFWQVILDLDKSLGGLKDSSGLMGKKVFDLCHFNGIAKSDINGSHATSGGETLVQRPRLTKLRVSVPPRWTPEEFMADVVVTSGPGGKESSGKDTEVTKPEPSQHAPLVDCIRTRWSRAVCNWVGDPPSIV; encoded by the exons ATGGCGGATCAAGAAGAAGAGGACTTGAGAATGGCTCTTAGAATGAGCATGCAAAACTCGCCACCTGAACCTAAACGGAGCAAGCCGAGGGACGCTGGAGCTCCTGTGGCATCGCCGGAGGATTTGAGGCGGATGAAGCGCGAGCTCATGGCAGCGGCTGCTGAGAAGCGGCTTCTCGAGACGAGAGTTGACTCCCCTTCTCCATCCCAGTCGCCTTCGCCTTCAAAAGCAACAGTTGATAGAAGCCCTGGTAAAAGTACAGATTTTGTTAGAAAGGAGGTAGATTTTGGTTTGAAGGAGGGGAGTTCGGGAAAGGAATTATCGAGTGAGGAAGCTAATGAGTTGTTTTCGATGGTGTTTGGGAGCTGTGTTTCTAATGACATTCTTGCTCAGTGGAGTAACCAGGGCATAAG GTTTAGTCCTGATCCAGAAACATCTATGGGACTAGTGCAGCATGAAGGTGGGCCCTGTGGCGTCTTAGCAACTATACAA GCATTTGTTCTCAAACACCTTCTTTTCTTTCCGAATGAAATAGGCAAAGTTACATCAAATTTGCCACAAAATTTGAGCTCTGGAGGATTGTCTAAAAGTCAATATGTTGCGTCAGATAATTTCAGTTCTCTTACTGAAGATGCAAAAGCAAG AGCCCTAGTTAAAAGCATGGGTGAGATATTGTTTATGTGCGGAAACAATAAAAGAGCTGTGATTGCCACTTTGAATGTTGTTGGCCTTGACACTGAGGGCTTTGCAAAGAACGAG ATCATTGCAAAAGCACTGGAGGGCCTTACAATTGAATCTGCATCTGATTTGCAAAAAATTCTAAGAATCGACACATATACATCACAAACAACTGCATTGCAGAAACTCCATACAGCACTTCCTGTTTTCCAATCTCGTATGGGGGCACTACTGTTCCTTATTTCTGCCTTACTGTCCCGAGGATTG GACTCAATTCAAGCTGACAGGGACGATCCCAACCTTCCCCTAGTCACTGCACCTTTTGGGCATGCTTCACAG GAAATTGTGAACCTTCTGCTCTGTGGACAGGCTGTCCCTAACGTGTTTGATGGTAGGATGGACTTTGGTGGAGGCATGTTTCTAAAGGGCATATCCATGAGTGTGGAAGTTGGATTTCTCACACTATTAGAATCTCTCAATTTTTGTAAGGTTGGCCAGCATTTAAAATGCCCGAAATGGCCAATATGGGTTGTTGGGAGCGAATCTCATTATACAGTTCTATTTGCTCTCGACACTTCGGTTCAGGACGAGAATGAACTGGAAGAAAGAGAGTCACAGATTCGGAGGGCATTTGATGCACAAGATCAGAGTGGCGGCGGCGGCTTTATCAGTGTTGAAGGCTTCCATCAGGTCCTTAGGGAAGTGGATATTAGACTTCCATCTGAGAAACTCGATCACCTTTGCAGCACTGGCTTTATTGTATGGAGTGAATTCTGGCAGGTTATTTTGGATCTAGACAAAAGTCTGGGAGGCCTTAAGGATTCAAGTGGGTTGATGGGTAAGAAGGTGTTTGATCTTTGCCATTTTAATGGGATTGCAAAATCTGATATAAATGGAAGCCACGCAACCTCTGGGGGTGAAACACTGGTTCAGAGACCTAGACTCACAAAACTGAGGGTTTCAGTTCCACCAAGGTGGACTCCCGAGGAATTCATGGCAGATGTGGTGGTGACGTCTGGCCCTGGTGGGAAGGAATCAAGTGGTAAAGACACTGAGGTGACCAAACCCGAGCCTTCTCAGCATGCACCATTAGTGGACTGTATTAGAACTCGCTGGTCTCGAGCAGTTTGCAATTGGGTGGGGGATCCGCCTAGTATAGTGTGA
- the LOC118062250 gene encoding fructose-1,6-bisphosphatase, cytosolic has translation MDHAADAHRTDLMTITRFVLNEQSKYPESRGDFSILLNHIVLGCKFVCSVVNKAGLAKLIGLAGETNVQGEEQKKLDVLSNEVFIKALVSSGRTCILVSEEDEEATFVEPSRRGRYCVVFDPLDGSSNIDCGVSIGTIFGIYMVKDDHEPTLDDVLQPGKNMLAAGYCMYGSSCTFVLSTGSGVNGFTLDPSLGEFILTHPDIKIPKKGKIYSVNEGNVRNWDGPTAKYVEKCKFPQDGSSAKSLRYIGSMVADVHRTLLYGGIFLYPADKKSPNGKLRVLYEVFPMSFLMEQAGGQAFTGKQRALDLVPTKIHERSPIFLGSYDEVEEIKALYAAEEKKA, from the exons atggATCACGCAGCAGATGCTCACAGGACGGACCTGATGACCATAACGAGGTTCGTGTTGAACGAGCAATCCAAATATCCGGAGTCGCGTGGTGATTTCTCTATTCTGCTAAATCACATTGTTCTTGGCTGCAAGTTCGTTTGCTCTGTCGTTAACAAG GCGGGTCTAGCCAAACTTATTGGACTTGCTGGGGAGACTAATGTTCAG ggtgaagagcaaaagaaactCGATGTCCTTTCAAATGAAGTGTTCATCAAGGCTTTAGTAAGCAGTGGCCGAACA TGCATCCTTGTCtcagaagaagatgaagaagcaaCATTTGTGGAGCCTTCCAGGCGTGGAAG GTACTGTGTTGTGTTTGATCCATTGGATGGATCCTCCAACATTGATTGTGGTGTTTCTATTGGAACG ATTTTTGGAATTTACATGGTGAAAGATGACCATGAACCAACTCTAGATGATGTGTTGCAACCTGGGAAAAATATGCTTGCAGCTGGCTATTGCATGTATGGAAGCTCTTGCACG TTTGTTTTGAGCACTGGATCTGGTGTTAATGGTTTCACCCTGGATCCATCCCTCGGGGAGTTCATACTCACACACCCTGACATAAAG ATTCCAAAGAAAGGAAAGATTTATTCAGTGAATGAAGGAAATGTGAGGAACTGGGATGGTCCAACAGCCAA GTATGTTGAAAAATGCAAGTTTCCCCAGGATGGTTCCTCAGCAAAATCTCTAAGATACATTGGAAG CATGGTAGCTGATGTCCATCGCACATTACTTTATGGGGGTATATTTTTGTACCCTGCCGATAAAAAGAGCCCCAATGGGAAACTGCG TGTTCTATATGAAGTCTTCCCGATGTCCTTTTTGATGGAACAAGCAGGAGGTCAGGCTTTTACTGGCAAGCAACGG GCACTGGACCTAGTTCCAACGAAGATACATGAGCGCTCTCCCATATTTCTTGGAAGCTATGACGAGGTTGAGGAAATCAAAGCACTCTATGCCGCTGAAGAGAAGAAAGCATAA